The following coding sequences are from one Amphiprion ocellaris isolate individual 3 ecotype Okinawa chromosome 19, ASM2253959v1, whole genome shotgun sequence window:
- the zgc:100868 gene encoding transmembrane protease serine 9 isoform X1: protein MQEQMCCDGFTTMAFYKVICATTVLLILLLPESESQLDVCGLASLNTRIVGGQDAPPGFWPWQVSVNSVGGFQFCGGSLMNNQWVLSAAHCFSRVRSAIVYVGRQSQQGSNPNEVSRTVSQIIIHPNYDSSTLNNDIALLRLSSSVTFSTYIAPVCLAASDSTFHAGVNTWVTGWGTIASGVSNPFPQNLMEVQVPIVGGRQCNCSYGVGQITDNMLCAGLPEGGRDSCQGDSGGPLVIKQGNRWILSGVVSFGNGCALARFPGVYTKVSRYQTWINEQIISNQPGFITFRSTGTDSDLSVTCPGLPPVTTTLPPTTTPKPVVCGQAPRNSRILGGSSVATEGVWPWMASLQKNGSHVCGGTLVAVDSVLSDAKCFSSLPVASDWTVVLGRLRQNGSNPFEVTMNVTNITLSSLNGSNVAVLTLSGQPTLSDYIQPICLDSGRTFAVGTVCWAAGWSSGRGGEEQILQELQTSIVDCGNASSSDNICTGNFTLEQGYSGSPLMCKEEGTWFQVAVLSVENNSIEDNSTEISLTPDNSTKIILTEDNSTRVRLTREFRANNLQVFTRVSHFQNFLTQTLGTLLSPASTNNTINITMTSNTTATTNTLATTDSTNTTNSTNSTYTSAAATISVTTGGAPVHSSSVFFFFHHFLLLALGLQLFS from the exons ATGCAGGAGCAGATGTGCTGCGATGGATTTACAACCATGGCTTTCTACAAGGTGATCTGTGCGACCACTGTGCTGCTGATTCTGCTGCTGCCAG aGTCTGAGTCACAGCTAGACG TTTGTGGTCTGGCGAGTCTCAACACCAGGATCGTTGGAGGACAAGATGCCCCTCCAGGTTTCTGGCCCTGGCAGGTCAGTGTGAACTCAGTTGGAGGGTTTCAGTTCTGTGGAGGATCCCTCATGAACAACCAGTGGGTGCTGAGTGCTGCTCACTGCTTCTCCAG AGTGCGCAGTGCGATTGTGTATGTGGGTCGTCAGAGCCAGCAGGGGTCCAACCCCAATGAGGTTTCTCGGACTGTATCACAGATCATCATCCATCCCAACTACGACTCCTCAACTCTCAACAACGACATCGCCCTCCTGAGGCTCTCATCATCTGTGACTTTTAGCACCTACATTGCACCCGTCTGCCTGGCAGCCTCAGACAGCACCTTCCACGCTGGCGTTAACACCTGGGTCACCGGCTGGGGCACCATTGCATCTGGAG tGAGCAATCCTTTTCCACAAAACCTGATGGAGGTGCAGGTGCCGATTGTGGGAGGCAGACAGTGTAACTGCAGCTATGGAGTTGGTCAGATCACTGACAACATGCTGTGTGCCGGCTTACCTGAAGGAGGGAGGGACTCCTGTCAG GGGGATTCAGGAGGTCCATTGGTGATTAAGCAAGGCAATAGATGGATTCTTAGCGGCGTCGTCAGTTTTGGAAATGGTTGTGCCTTGGCTAGGTTCCCAGGAGTTTACACCAAAGTGTCCAGGTATCAGACCTGGATAAATGAACAGATCATCAGCAACCAGCCGGGCTTCATCACCTTCAGGTCCACAGGGACTGACAGTGACCTCAGCGTCACCTGTCCAGGCCTGCCACCAGTTACAACCACCCT CCCTCCAACCACCACACCCAAAC CGGTGGTCTGTGGACAAGCTCCGAGGAATTCTCGTATTTTGGGGGGAAGCTCGGTGGCGACAGAAGGCGTTTGGCCATGGATGGCAAGTCTGCAGAAGAATGGAAGTCATGTGTGTGGTGGGACTCTGGTGGCCGTGGACTCTGTGCTGAGTGACGCCAAATGCTTCTCAAG CCTCCCTGTAGCGTCTGACTGGACTGTAGTGCTGGGTCGCCTGAGGCAGAACGGATCCAACCCATTTGAGGTGACGATGAATGTGACAAATATAACTCTGAGCAGCCTGAACGGATCCAACGTCGCAGTGCTGACCCTGTCAGGTCAACCCACCCTGTCCGACTACATCCAGCCCATCTGCCTGGACAGTGGGCGAACCTTTGCTGTGGGAACAGTGTGCTGGGCCGCCGGCTGGAGCTCTGGACGAGGAGGAG AGGAGCAAATCTTGCAGGAGCTCCAGACCTCGATAGTAGACTGTGGAAACGCATCATCCAGTGACAACATTTGTACAGGAAATTTTACACTGGAGCAG GGTTATTCTGGCAGCCCGCTGATGTGTAAAGAGGAGGGCACTTGGTTCCAGGTGGCTGTATTATCGGTTGAAAACAATTCCATTGAAGATAACTCCACTGAAATCAGCTTGACCCCAGACAATTCCACCAAAATCATCTTGACTGAGGACAACTCCACCAGAGTCAGACTGACCCGTGAATTTCGAGCCAACAACCTGCAGGTCTTCACCAGAGTGAGCCACTTCCAGAACTTCCTGACTCAGACTCTGGGTACATTACTGTCTCCAGCCTCCACCAACAACACCATCAACATCACCATGACCAGCAACACCACCGCAACAACCAACACCCTCGCGACCACTGACAGCACAAATACCACCAACAGCACCAACAGCACCTACACCAGTGCAGCTGCCACTATTTCTGTGACCACCGGGGGAGCTCCTGTTCACTCTTCCTccgtcttctttttctttcaccacttcctcctcctcgcctTGGGTCTCCAGCTCTTCTCATAG